One Sodalinema gerasimenkoae IPPAS B-353 DNA segment encodes these proteins:
- the fabG gene encoding 3-oxoacyl-ACP reductase FabG — MKGQTVLLTGGTGGLGMGVTPKLVAQGASLTIPYRNTSEVDRLKQHMSGEDFSKIQFVLLDLLDESAVRQLVEDMGRVDVLIHLVGGFSMGATHEYDYNDWRKDLDLNLNTTFLACKYSLAKMRQQGYGRIVTVGSRGAVEPGAQLAAYCAAKAAVVALTKSIAAETRNTGITANCVLPSVIDTPSNREAMGEDAADTWVQPGSLGDVICFLASEAAQDVRGAAIPVYGDI; from the coding sequence GTGAAGGGTCAAACCGTCTTACTGACCGGAGGAACTGGAGGACTGGGGATGGGAGTTACACCTAAACTGGTGGCCCAGGGAGCGAGTCTCACCATTCCTTACCGCAATACCAGCGAAGTCGATCGTCTCAAACAGCACATGTCAGGGGAGGACTTCTCCAAAATTCAGTTTGTCCTCCTGGACTTACTCGATGAAAGTGCCGTCCGCCAATTGGTGGAGGATATGGGGCGAGTTGATGTCTTGATTCACCTCGTGGGCGGGTTTTCCATGGGGGCTACCCATGAGTATGACTACAACGATTGGCGCAAAGACCTCGATCTCAATCTCAACACCACCTTTTTGGCCTGTAAGTACAGTTTGGCCAAGATGCGACAACAGGGATATGGACGGATTGTTACTGTGGGTTCACGGGGGGCCGTCGAGCCAGGGGCCCAATTGGCGGCCTATTGTGCCGCGAAAGCCGCGGTCGTCGCCCTCACCAAGTCCATCGCCGCAGAAACTCGCAATACCGGAATTACGGCGAACTGCGTGCTTCCCAGTGTCATTGACACCCCCAGCAATCGCGAGGCGATGGGGGAAGATGCGGCTGACACTTGGGTTCAACCGGGTTCTCTGGGAGACGTGATTTGTTTCCTAGCCTCAGAGGCGGCCCAGGATGTCCGTGGCGCGGCGATTCCGGTCTACGGAGATATCTAA
- a CDS encoding glycosyltransferase family 2 protein, with amino-acid sequence MSDLKISAIICTHNRDTYLGAAIDSLLEQADCPDYEVIVVDNGSTDTTKAVVEARSPHPRLRYIWEPTLGLSVARNTGAKASEAPLIAYLDDDAVASPTWLSCLCRAFEENDKLAIAGGKVTLIWAEGMSQPPWLSDDMSGCLGRYDLGEELRLIENPGLTPRGLNYCIRRDFLNQIGGFDPNLGRVGKKLLSNEELYMTEKALNLGWQVAYLPDALVAHNVAPERVNRSWFLQRGWWQGVSECYREQLAGNAGSKQLLRGGERIARGLYKSVKFVRNPAQRFENLVYAYGQIGYLGSAIEGMLFPPKDLPGDRPETSS; translated from the coding sequence ATGTCCGATTTAAAGATCTCTGCAATTATCTGTACTCATAACCGAGATACCTATCTAGGGGCTGCCATCGATAGTCTCTTGGAACAAGCAGACTGCCCGGACTATGAGGTTATCGTTGTGGACAACGGTTCTACAGATACAACCAAAGCCGTCGTTGAGGCGCGATCGCCCCATCCCCGTTTGCGTTATATCTGGGAACCCACCCTAGGGCTATCCGTTGCCCGTAACACCGGGGCCAAGGCCAGCGAAGCGCCCCTGATTGCCTATCTCGATGACGATGCCGTGGCCAGTCCCACCTGGCTGAGTTGTCTGTGTCGGGCCTTTGAGGAGAACGATAAGTTGGCGATCGCCGGAGGTAAAGTGACCCTCATTTGGGCTGAGGGGATGTCTCAACCGCCCTGGCTCTCCGATGACATGTCCGGCTGTCTCGGGCGCTATGATTTAGGGGAGGAGCTTCGCTTGATCGAAAACCCAGGATTGACCCCCCGAGGCTTGAACTACTGTATCCGTCGTGATTTCCTCAACCAGATTGGCGGCTTTGACCCCAATTTAGGACGAGTGGGTAAAAAACTCCTCTCCAACGAGGAACTCTATATGACGGAAAAAGCATTAAATCTCGGCTGGCAAGTCGCCTATCTCCCCGATGCCTTGGTGGCTCATAATGTTGCCCCAGAACGGGTGAACCGTAGCTGGTTTTTACAACGAGGCTGGTGGCAAGGGGTGAGTGAGTGTTATCGGGAACAACTGGCGGGAAACGCTGGGTCTAAACAATTGTTACGAGGAGGGGAACGAATCGCCCGAGGACTTTATAAGTCCGTTAAATTTGTGCGCAACCCCGCACAACGCTTTGAGAATTTGGTGTATGCTTACGGTCAGATTGGCTATCTAGGGTCTGCAATTGAGGGAATGCTCTTTCCTCCCAAAGACCTCCCTGGCGATCGCCCTGAAACCAGCTCTTAA
- a CDS encoding glycosyltransferase family 2 protein, whose amino-acid sequence MSSTDHKIPVSVLIPAKNEESNLPACLESVSRAAEVFVVDSQSSDRSCEISEQYGATVVQFHFNGRWPKKKNWSLDNLPFTHDWVLIVDCDERITPELWDEIAQVVEQNEKDGYYLNRRVFFLGKWIRHGGKYPDWNLRLFKHKLGRYENLSTEAVPNTGDNEVHEHVVLPSQAGYLKEDMLHIDFRDIYHWLARHNRYSNWEARVYYNLLSGQAEDGTIGANLFGDSVQRKRFLKKIWVRLPFKPLLRFILFYILQLGFLDGRAGYIYGRLLSQYEYQIGVKLYELQKFGGQLNQNTKESTSEKTPQSVG is encoded by the coding sequence ATGTCTTCGACTGATCATAAGATTCCCGTGTCCGTCCTCATTCCCGCCAAGAATGAGGAGTCTAATCTCCCGGCTTGTCTTGAAAGTGTTTCTCGGGCCGCGGAAGTCTTCGTGGTGGACTCCCAAAGTAGCGATCGCTCCTGCGAGATTTCTGAACAGTACGGCGCAACGGTGGTTCAATTTCACTTTAATGGACGTTGGCCGAAAAAGAAAAACTGGTCTTTAGATAACTTACCCTTCACCCATGACTGGGTATTGATTGTCGATTGTGATGAGCGCATCACCCCCGAACTTTGGGATGAAATTGCCCAAGTCGTTGAACAAAATGAAAAAGACGGCTACTATCTCAACCGCCGGGTCTTTTTCCTCGGTAAATGGATTCGTCACGGCGGTAAATACCCCGATTGGAATTTGCGCCTGTTCAAGCACAAACTCGGTCGCTATGAAAATCTAAGTACCGAGGCTGTTCCCAACACCGGCGATAATGAAGTTCACGAACACGTGGTTCTTCCCAGTCAAGCCGGTTATCTCAAAGAAGATATGTTACATATCGACTTCCGAGATATTTATCACTGGCTCGCTCGTCACAATCGTTATTCCAACTGGGAAGCTCGGGTTTATTATAACCTCCTTTCAGGTCAAGCTGAAGACGGAACTATTGGCGCTAATTTATTCGGCGATTCTGTACAACGGAAGCGCTTTCTCAAGAAAATTTGGGTGCGTCTTCCCTTCAAACCCTTGTTGCGTTTTATCCTCTTTTATATCTTACAATTGGGCTTTTTAGATGGTCGCGCCGGCTATATTTATGGTCGTTTGTTGAGTCAATATGAATATCAAATTGGCGTAAAACTCTACGAACTACAAAAGTTTGGTGGACAACTCAATCAGAATACTAAGGAGTCCACCTCAGAGAAAACACCGCAATCGGTGGGGTAG
- a CDS encoding alpha/beta fold hydrolase encodes MAYLNLRGVDHYYEWITGESGGDEKPVMVFLHGWGGSGRYWRSTARALSDRFDCLLYDMRGFGRSRLPDKSQLEAALDYELETYADDLAALLDALVGDRQSSQVYLNAHSMGASIATLFINRYPERVNRAILTCSGIFDYDERSFTTFHKISRWVVQFRPQWLASVPWVDRLFMARFLNKTIPSHESQAFLADFLMADFEAALGTVLTSVSKQAAETMPSEFAQITVPTLLVAGERDIIIPAAMGRKAVEQNKNGMVQYLEIAETAHFPMLEDAATYLQGIAPFLAG; translated from the coding sequence ATGGCGTACTTAAACCTGCGGGGTGTTGACCATTACTATGAATGGATTACGGGGGAGTCTGGGGGAGACGAGAAGCCAGTCATGGTGTTTCTGCATGGCTGGGGGGGATCGGGACGCTATTGGCGGAGTACGGCCCGGGCCTTGAGCGATCGCTTCGATTGTTTACTGTACGACATGAGGGGCTTCGGGCGATCGCGCCTGCCAGACAAAAGCCAACTTGAGGCGGCCCTGGATTATGAACTCGAAACCTACGCTGATGACTTGGCGGCCTTGCTGGATGCCTTGGTGGGCGATCGCCAGTCCTCCCAAGTTTATCTCAACGCTCACTCTATGGGAGCCTCCATTGCCACTCTCTTTATCAACCGTTACCCCGAACGCGTCAACCGGGCCATCCTTACTTGTAGCGGCATCTTCGACTACGACGAACGCAGCTTTACCACGTTTCACAAGATTAGCCGTTGGGTGGTGCAGTTTCGCCCCCAGTGGCTGGCCTCGGTTCCCTGGGTTGATCGTCTATTTATGGCCCGCTTCCTGAACAAGACTATACCCAGTCACGAAAGTCAAGCCTTTCTTGCGGATTTCTTGATGGCCGATTTCGAGGCAGCATTAGGGACGGTGTTAACCTCTGTCAGCAAGCAAGCGGCGGAGACGATGCCCAGTGAATTCGCCCAAATCACAGTTCCCACGCTGTTGGTAGCTGGGGAACGAGATATTATCATTCCCGCTGCGATGGGCCGTAAAGCCGTCGAACAGAACAAAAACGGGATGGTTCAATATCTCGAAATTGCTGAGACGGCCCATTTCCCAATGTTAGAGGATGCCGCAACGTATCTTCAGGGAATTGCCCCCTTTTTGGCGGGTTAG
- the rsmA gene encoding 16S rRNA (adenine(1518)-N(6)/adenine(1519)-N(6))-dimethyltransferase RsmA, whose protein sequence is MPPRKRFAQHWLRSDAVLDKIVAAAQLSPSDRVLEIGPGQGVLTRRLFPLAESLVAVELDRDLCQKLAKKLGTIENFLLLQGDFLSLDVSKTLAQSPAIFQNQNKVVANIPYNITAPILEKLLGDVDAPNPNPYESIVLLVQKEVGDRLCAKPGSKTFGALSVRVQYLADCESICHVPPKAFYPPPKVDSVVVRLTPRTISVPAENPKKMATLIKLGFSSRRKMLRNNLKGQVDTDELQTLLEQRNLPPESRAECLAVEDWVALANGLTLNV, encoded by the coding sequence ATGCCCCCTCGTAAACGATTTGCTCAACATTGGCTTCGCAGTGATGCAGTCCTTGATAAAATTGTCGCCGCTGCACAACTTTCACCGAGCGATCGCGTCCTAGAAATCGGTCCCGGACAAGGCGTATTAACCCGTCGTTTATTCCCCTTGGCTGAATCGTTAGTGGCCGTTGAACTCGACCGCGACTTATGTCAAAAACTTGCCAAAAAACTTGGTACAATCGAAAATTTTTTGCTGCTTCAGGGTGATTTTTTATCCCTAGATGTATCTAAAACTCTAGCCCAGTCTCCCGCCATTTTTCAGAATCAAAATAAAGTCGTTGCTAACATTCCTTATAATATCACCGCCCCGATTTTAGAAAAACTCCTTGGAGACGTGGACGCGCCCAATCCTAACCCCTATGAGTCCATTGTATTACTCGTACAAAAAGAAGTGGGCGATCGCCTCTGCGCCAAACCCGGTTCCAAAACCTTCGGGGCCTTATCCGTGCGAGTTCAATACTTAGCCGATTGCGAATCCATCTGTCACGTTCCCCCCAAAGCCTTCTACCCACCGCCGAAAGTGGATTCCGTTGTCGTTCGTCTCACCCCTCGTACAATTTCAGTTCCCGCCGAAAATCCCAAGAAAATGGCAACCTTGATTAAGTTGGGATTTTCTAGTCGTCGCAAGATGCTACGTAACAACCTCAAAGGACAAGTTGATACGGATGAGTTACAAACACTCCTAGAACAACGAAATCTGCCCCCAGAGAGTCGCGCGGAATGTCTAGCTGTTGAGGATTGGGTCGCCTTAGCCAATGGTCTAACTCTGAATGTTTAA
- the aspS gene encoding aspartate--tRNA ligase, whose amino-acid sequence MRTHYCGTVRKEDIGNTVTLCGWVDRRRHHGGVIFVDLRDRSGVVQIVGDPKRTPDAFQQADPLRNEYVVRVTGTVYQRPDDSLNPKLPTGEIEVYADRIEVLNEVHKQLPFQVGTSEVEAVREELRLKYRYLDLRRDRMAQNLKLRHDTIKAIRRFLEDQQNFVEVETPVLTRSTPEGARDYLVPSRVNPSEWFALPQSPQLFKQLLMVSGMDRYYQIARCFRDEDLRADRQPEFTQLDMEMSFMSFDEIIDLNEALIAHIFKTVKGIDLPRPFPRLTYHESMDRYGCDRPDTRYGLELVDVCDLMQDSGFKVFSGAIKAGGIVKVLPIPNGNATISNVRIKPGGDLFKEASEAGAKGLAYIRVKDNGEIDTIGAIKDNLSDDQKAELLSRTNAESGHLLLFGAGDRETVNKTLDRLRQVIARQMDLIDENQLNLLWITDFPMFEWNADEKRLEALHHPFTAPNPEDLADLKTARALAYDLVLNGNEIGGGSLRIYQREIQEQVFEAIGLSDDEANEKFGFLLNAFDYGTPPHGGIAYGLDRLVMLLAQEDSIRDVIAFPKTQQARCLLTDAPANVDKKQLKELYVSSTFKPKGKEGEKRQ is encoded by the coding sequence ATGCGAACCCACTATTGCGGCACTGTCCGAAAAGAAGATATTGGTAACACCGTCACCCTCTGCGGCTGGGTGGATCGTCGTCGGCATCACGGTGGCGTGATTTTCGTGGATTTGCGCGATCGCAGCGGAGTCGTGCAAATCGTCGGCGATCCCAAACGAACCCCCGACGCCTTCCAACAGGCTGACCCACTCCGTAACGAATATGTTGTGCGCGTTACCGGAACCGTCTATCAACGGCCCGATGACTCCCTGAACCCGAAACTCCCCACCGGCGAAATCGAAGTGTACGCCGATCGCATCGAGGTTCTCAACGAAGTTCACAAACAACTCCCCTTCCAAGTCGGAACCTCAGAAGTCGAAGCCGTCCGGGAAGAATTGCGCCTGAAATATCGCTACCTCGACTTACGGCGCGATCGCATGGCCCAAAACCTCAAACTGCGCCATGACACCATCAAAGCCATCCGTCGCTTCCTCGAAGATCAGCAAAACTTCGTCGAAGTCGAAACCCCCGTCTTAACCCGTTCCACCCCCGAAGGCGCGCGGGATTACCTCGTTCCTAGTCGCGTCAACCCCAGCGAATGGTTCGCCCTTCCCCAATCCCCGCAACTGTTCAAACAGTTACTCATGGTGTCGGGGATGGATCGCTACTATCAAATCGCCCGCTGTTTCCGCGACGAAGACTTACGGGCCGATCGACAACCCGAATTTACCCAACTGGACATGGAAATGAGTTTCATGTCCTTCGACGAAATCATTGACCTCAACGAGGCCCTCATCGCCCATATCTTCAAAACCGTCAAAGGAATTGACCTTCCCCGGCCCTTCCCCCGACTCACCTATCACGAGTCAATGGACCGCTACGGCTGCGATCGCCCCGACACCCGCTATGGCCTAGAACTCGTCGACGTCTGCGACCTCATGCAAGACTCCGGCTTCAAAGTCTTCTCCGGGGCCATCAAAGCCGGCGGAATCGTCAAAGTCCTCCCCATTCCCAACGGAAACGCCACCATCTCCAACGTCCGCATCAAACCCGGCGGCGACCTCTTCAAAGAAGCCAGCGAAGCCGGGGCCAAAGGACTCGCGTACATTCGCGTCAAAGACAACGGCGAGATCGACACCATCGGCGCCATCAAAGACAACCTCAGCGACGACCAAAAAGCCGAACTCCTCAGCCGAACCAACGCCGAATCCGGCCATCTCTTGCTATTCGGTGCCGGAGACCGAGAAACCGTCAACAAAACCCTCGATCGCCTGCGTCAAGTCATCGCCCGCCAGATGGATCTCATCGACGAGAATCAACTCAACCTCCTCTGGATTACCGACTTCCCTATGTTCGAGTGGAACGCTGACGAAAAACGTCTCGAAGCCCTCCACCACCCCTTTACCGCCCCCAACCCCGAAGATTTAGCCGACCTCAAAACCGCCAGGGCCTTAGCCTACGACCTGGTCTTAAATGGCAACGAAATCGGCGGTGGTAGCCTACGGATTTACCAACGGGAGATTCAAGAACAAGTCTTCGAGGCCATTGGCTTATCCGACGACGAAGCCAACGAGAAATTCGGCTTTCTCCTCAATGCCTTTGACTACGGAACTCCACCCCACGGCGGAATTGCCTACGGCTTAGATCGCCTAGTCATGTTATTAGCCCAAGAAGACTCAATCCGGGATGTCATCGCCTTCCCCAAAACTCAACAAGCCCGCTGTCTCCTCACCGACGCCCCCGCCAATGTGGACAAGAAACAGTTAAAAGAACTCTATGTTTCCTCCACCTTTAAACCGAAGGGGAAAGAAGGGGAAAAAAGGCAATAG
- a CDS encoding peptide ligase PGM1-related protein: MFSASIPESELQEQFRALQKQLRDRWQTIDQFDQDDNDILVIPSITLDQRELRKIAGVHHYEERNLYSLIRLRNPRTRLIYVTSQPLHPSTIDYYLQLLPGIPFSHARDRLLLFSTYDSSPQPLTQKILDRPRLIERIWRALRPHQSYMVCFNATPLERELSVRLGIPLLALDPDLLYWGTKAGSRQIFSDCGIPHPPGSELVHSVDDLTAAASELCDRQPQAQRFVVKLNEGFSGEGNALLDVTGLHNSSPQQRLSQLRDRFSQMRFQANGEQWPSFASRIPELGAIVELYIEGQEKRSPSVQCRITPEGTVEILSTHDQLLGGPDGQVYLGCVFPADTDYRVRLQELGLRVGAALAEKGCLERFGVDFIAVHQDGDWQLHAIEINLRKGGTTHPFMELKLLTKGRYDLDSGLFYSQQGRAKFYRASDNLQNSGYHGLLPNDLMEIIAYHQLHFDSSTETGTIFHLMGCLSQFGKLGLTSIGNSRQEADNIYQTVVDILDAEGRRYGREDGEGDMPPSHPIAWRGRMEVGSYRRGAPLWPPEDTES, encoded by the coding sequence ATGTTTAGTGCATCCATTCCCGAGTCCGAACTCCAGGAACAATTTAGGGCGCTTCAGAAACAACTGCGCGATCGCTGGCAGACCATTGACCAGTTCGACCAAGATGATAATGATATCCTCGTCATCCCCTCCATCACCCTCGATCAACGGGAACTGAGAAAAATCGCTGGGGTTCACCATTACGAGGAACGCAACCTCTATTCCCTGATTCGCCTACGCAACCCCCGCACTCGCCTCATTTACGTCACCTCCCAACCCCTCCACCCCAGTACCATTGACTATTATCTACAACTTCTACCGGGGATTCCCTTCTCCCACGCCCGCGATCGCCTCCTCTTATTCTCCACCTACGACTCCTCCCCGCAACCCCTCACCCAAAAAATCCTCGATCGCCCCCGCTTAATTGAACGCATCTGGCGGGCGTTACGACCCCACCAATCCTATATGGTCTGTTTTAACGCCACGCCCTTGGAACGGGAGTTATCGGTACGCCTAGGGATTCCTCTGTTAGCGTTGGATCCTGACCTCCTCTATTGGGGAACGAAAGCCGGTTCGCGGCAGATTTTCAGCGATTGCGGGATTCCCCATCCCCCCGGAAGTGAGTTAGTCCATTCCGTGGACGACTTGACAGCGGCGGCCTCGGAGTTATGCGATCGCCAACCCCAGGCCCAGCGATTTGTGGTCAAACTCAATGAAGGCTTTTCGGGAGAAGGAAACGCCCTTTTAGATGTGACGGGACTGCATAATAGTTCCCCCCAACAACGCCTCAGCCAATTGCGCGATCGCTTCTCCCAAATGCGCTTCCAAGCCAACGGGGAACAGTGGCCCAGTTTCGCCAGCCGCATCCCGGAACTCGGGGCGATCGTGGAATTGTATATTGAAGGCCAGGAGAAGCGATCGCCCAGTGTCCAATGTCGCATCACCCCCGAGGGAACGGTTGAAATTCTCTCGACTCATGATCAACTCCTCGGTGGCCCCGATGGACAAGTCTATCTCGGTTGCGTCTTCCCCGCTGATACAGACTATCGCGTGCGTCTGCAAGAGTTGGGCTTACGAGTGGGGGCGGCTTTAGCGGAGAAAGGCTGTTTAGAACGCTTTGGGGTGGATTTTATTGCGGTTCACCAAGACGGAGATTGGCAGTTACACGCGATTGAAATCAACTTAAGAAAAGGGGGAACCACTCACCCCTTTATGGAGTTAAAACTGTTAACGAAAGGGCGCTACGACCTGGACAGCGGTTTATTTTATAGCCAACAAGGACGGGCAAAGTTTTATCGCGCCAGTGACAATTTACAAAATTCGGGGTATCACGGTTTATTGCCCAATGACTTGATGGAAATCATCGCCTATCATCAACTTCATTTTGATAGCAGCACAGAGACAGGGACGATTTTTCATCTCATGGGCTGTTTATCTCAATTTGGCAAGTTGGGGTTAACCAGTATTGGTAATTCCCGTCAAGAAGCGGACAACATTTATCAGACGGTAGTGGATATTTTGGATGCAGAAGGCCGTCGCTATGGCAGAGAGGACGGGGAGGGAGATATGCCCCCAAGTCATCCCATTGCCTGGCGGGGACGGATGGAGGTGGGGAGCTACCGTAGGGGCGCGCCCTTGTGGCCGCCCGAGGACACGGAGAGTTAG
- a CDS encoding caspase family protein has translation MNFISRILVVDSEREWYEALSKAFKLENLFNRFKYIIDYVDSCESAKKHLDDNEYDMVIVTENLETTSGYLTYEGLYVLDYINKKHSYIYKILINTCELEPKEKHYDIFDKYRVDNPEVFVKQRVNTKDFTNTVIEMVKKFQHGYALLIGVGYENSLPATVNDAKDIYGVLVDSRLAAYPQQQVQLLTEEASTKANILAELDTLANQVRGNPEATVWIYYSGHGFFSEQTQEYFLIPYDYSLREIEDTSISSQEWSIKIEEIKAKKLIVWLDCCHAGGMLSKELDGLPFCESPPPKGIFKGLNSGSGRVVVASCKQNQKSYILDGAVNSVFTTCLLEVLQGQGLTDFDDEYIRFFQIMSYLYHKVPESVKTKPQNPILVSGEGIDEDFAVCCRPRKKVAISQPTYPAEQIDEIREADIDQSNENVTPAFIENLQNKIKGNYKVLKILNQQIADFEIEEITTANPSLKFELNQKIPGLKERSAALENEIEDLNNRLYQARENFD, from the coding sequence ATGAATTTTATTTCTCGTATTTTAGTGGTAGATAGTGAAAGAGAATGGTATGAGGCGCTATCTAAAGCCTTTAAGCTTGAAAATTTGTTTAATCGGTTTAAATATATTATAGATTATGTTGATTCTTGTGAAAGTGCGAAAAAACATTTAGACGATAACGAATATGATATGGTGATCGTAACTGAAAACCTAGAAACAACGTCAGGATATCTGACATATGAGGGACTTTATGTTCTTGACTATATAAATAAAAAACATAGCTATATCTACAAAATACTGATAAATACCTGCGAATTAGAGCCAAAAGAAAAGCATTATGATATATTTGATAAATATAGAGTTGATAACCCAGAGGTTTTTGTTAAACAACGTGTAAATACTAAGGATTTCACAAATACCGTTATTGAAATGGTTAAAAAATTCCAACATGGCTATGCTCTTTTGATTGGTGTTGGCTATGAAAACTCTTTACCTGCAACCGTCAATGATGCCAAAGATATATACGGTGTGTTAGTAGATTCGAGATTAGCCGCTTACCCTCAGCAGCAAGTCCAACTTCTCACCGAAGAAGCGTCGACGAAAGCTAATATTCTTGCAGAATTGGATACCCTAGCTAATCAAGTTAGGGGGAATCCAGAGGCGACGGTGTGGATTTACTATTCTGGTCATGGATTTTTCTCTGAACAAACTCAAGAGTATTTCTTAATTCCTTATGATTATTCATTACGGGAGATTGAAGATACGTCTATTTCTAGTCAAGAATGGAGTATAAAAATCGAAGAAATTAAAGCAAAAAAACTAATAGTTTGGTTGGATTGCTGTCATGCTGGAGGAATGCTATCTAAAGAGTTAGATGGGCTTCCTTTTTGTGAGTCCCCCCCGCCGAAAGGTATTTTCAAGGGACTAAATTCAGGTTCGGGACGAGTAGTTGTCGCATCTTGTAAACAAAACCAAAAATCTTATATTTTAGATGGTGCAGTGAATAGTGTGTTCACAACCTGTCTTCTTGAAGTCTTACAAGGACAAGGCTTAACTGATTTTGATGATGAATATATACGTTTTTTCCAGATTATGAGTTATCTTTATCATAAAGTTCCAGAGTCAGTCAAAACGAAACCACAAAATCCTATTTTAGTAAGTGGTGAAGGTATCGATGAGGATTTCGCTGTATGTTGTCGTCCCAGAAAGAAGGTAGCGATAAGTCAACCGACTTACCCAGCAGAACAGATTGATGAGATACGAGAGGCTGATATTGACCAAAGTAACGAGAATGTAACTCCTGCATTTATTGAAAACCTTCAAAATAAAATTAAAGGTAACTATAAAGTATTAAAAATATTAAATCAACAGATAGCCGATTTTGAAATTGAAGAAATAACTACTGCTAATCCTTCATTGAAATTTGAGTTAAATCAGAAGATACCGGGACTAAAAGAGCGAAGTGCTGCTCTAGAAAATGAGATTGAAGACTTAAATAATAGGTTATATCAAGCCCGTGAAAATTTTGATTAA
- a CDS encoding response regulator — translation MSPSKKVLVVDDQPRWRNIFKTLLSKIDLPLTISESDSLDSASQLLREETFDLAILDLRLVDEENQNLDGLVLLRSIKEEYPETKVILATAYPSKLKEQRKEADAFVLKVPDEGMFDIKQFHKTIKYLL, via the coding sequence CCAACCCCGCTGGCGTAATATTTTTAAGACGCTTTTAAGCAAAATAGATCTACCGCTCACCATCTCTGAGTCTGATAGTCTCGATTCAGCGTCACAACTCTTAAGGGAGGAAACCTTTGACCTAGCAATTCTAGACTTGCGACTGGTGGATGAGGAAAACCAAAATCTTGATGGACTTGTCCTCTTACGAAGTATTAAGGAAGAGTATCCAGAAACTAAAGTTATTTTAGCCACAGCCTATCCTAGTAAACTCAAAGAGCAACGTAAGGAAGCTGATGCGTTTGTTTTGAAAGTTCCTGACGAGGGAATGTTTGATATAAAGCAGTTTCATAAAACCATAAAATATCTCCTTTAG